The proteins below are encoded in one region of Deinococcus metalli:
- a CDS encoding VF530 family DNA-binding protein, with protein MVEDDKPAGQADAPGPSTVHRSPSSSRDPLHGVTLAQIVEKLHAEYGWEELARRVPVRCFQSDPSVTSSLKFLRRTPWAREQVEEEYRRLARREEGNPLTLALKHGDLNDFGRVLASGTMSQNRVHGALGWALRHLPPTDQTLSGVLRPLLDMVEDVTFWPDHAPLPLLNLAIDRDAPPTLIRELLRRGADANDGRFWLPLLHTADVEGQAYRTGRRAPRTDVLDALLAHGADPQRTDARGHTALGIAQAYGLKAFVNKLERPSGGQTADL; from the coding sequence ATGGTTGAGGACGACAAGCCAGCAGGGCAGGCCGACGCGCCTGGTCCATCAACCGTCCACCGCTCACCGTCCTCGTCCCGCGATCCGCTGCACGGCGTCACCCTGGCGCAGATCGTGGAGAAGCTGCACGCCGAGTACGGCTGGGAGGAACTGGCCCGCCGCGTGCCGGTGCGCTGCTTCCAGAGCGACCCGAGCGTGACGAGCAGCCTGAAGTTCCTGCGCCGGACGCCGTGGGCACGCGAGCAGGTCGAGGAGGAGTACCGGCGCCTCGCGCGGCGCGAGGAGGGCAACCCGCTGACGCTGGCGCTCAAGCACGGCGATCTCAACGACTTCGGCCGCGTGCTCGCGTCGGGCACCATGAGCCAGAACCGCGTGCACGGCGCGCTCGGCTGGGCGCTGCGGCACCTGCCGCCCACCGACCAGACCCTGAGCGGGGTGCTGCGGCCGCTGCTGGACATGGTCGAGGACGTGACCTTCTGGCCGGACCACGCGCCGCTGCCGCTGCTGAACCTCGCCATTGACCGGGACGCGCCGCCCACGCTGATCCGCGAACTGCTGCGCCGGGGCGCGGACGCCAACGACGGGCGTTTCTGGCTGCCGCTGCTGCACACGGCAGATGTGGAGGGACAGGCGTACCGCACGGGCCGCCGCGCGCCGCGCACGGACGTGCTCGACGCCCTGCTCGCCCACGGCGCCGATCCGCAGCGCACCGACGCGCGCGGCCACACGGCGCTCGGGATCGCGCAGGCGTACGGCCTCAAGGCCTTCGTGAACAAGCTGGAACGGCCGTCAGGCGGCCAGACCGCCGACCTTTAG